A stretch of the Panicum virgatum strain AP13 chromosome 9N, P.virgatum_v5, whole genome shotgun sequence genome encodes the following:
- the LOC120691180 gene encoding peptidyl-prolyl cis-trans isomerase FKBP17-2, chloroplastic-like, whose protein sequence is MATLLGSSPAFLARPVAKPHSISCAQAPRPPSAQNQPPPGEQQQQSVQAQPQPAARPKRAGGADSTDWVASSLTRRFGIGAGLAWAGLLAVGVVSEQLKTRFEVAQQQANTKDVEQEQEVVLPNGIRYYELRVGGGDAPRPGDLVVIDLQGRVAGGGEAFVDTFGEGKRPLALVMGSRPYTRGMCEGVEYALRTMRAGGKRRVVVPPGLGFGDDGADFGEEHVQIPPGATLEYVVQVDKVSITPA, encoded by the exons ATGGCCACTCTCTTgggcagctcgccggcgttcctcGCCCGCCCCGTCGCCAAGCCGCACAGCATCTCCTGCGCGCAGGCCCCGCGCCCGCCCAGCGCCCAGAACCAGCCTCCGcccggcgagcagcagcagcagtccgtgcaggcgcagccgcagccggcggcgaggccgaagcgcgcgggcggcgcggactCCACGGACTGGGTGGCCTCGTCGCTGACGCGGCGGTTCGGGATCGGCGCCGGGCTGGCGTGGGCGGGGTTACTGGCCGTCGGCGTCGTGTCCGAGCAGCTCAAGACCCGCTTCGAGGTCGCGCAGCAGCAGGCCAACACCAA GGAcgtggagcaggagcaggaggtcGTGCTCCCCAACGGGATCCGGTACTACGAGctgcgcgtcggcggcggcgacgccccgcgccccggcgacctgGTGGTGATCGACCTGCAGGGccgggtggccggcggcggggaggcgttCGTGGACACGTTCGGCGAGGGCAAGCGACCGCTGGCGCTGGTGATGGGGTCCCGGCCCTACACCAGGGGCATGTGCGAGGGCGTCGAGTACGCGCTGCGCACCATGAGGGCCGGCGGCAAGCGGCGGGTGGTCGTGCCGCCGGGGCTCGGgttcggcgacgacggcgccgacTTCGGGGAGGAGCACGTGCAGATACCGCCCGGCGCCACGCTCGAGTACGTCGTGCAGGTCGACAAGGTGTCCATCACGCCGGCGTGA